A genomic window from Deltaproteobacteria bacterium includes:
- the folD gene encoding bifunctional methylenetetrahydrofolate dehydrogenase/methenyltetrahydrofolate cyclohydrolase FolD: protein MIIDGKAVSQQVRDEVRVAAQRLRTDHGVVPGLGVVLVGDDPASRVYVRNKEKACAEVGIRSVEHLLPASVPEHELLDLIARLNEDPAIHGILVQLPLPEHIASARILEAVSPDKDVDGFHPVNQGLLLSGAEGFRPCTPLGIMRMLDSVGCALKGRNAVVVGRSNIVGKPVALMLLERHATVTLCHSRTADLAGEVGRADVVVAAVGKTHAIRGEWIKPGAVVIDVGINRLPTGKLAGDVEFEAARERASWISPVPGGVGPMTICMLLSNTLLSARRSVA from the coding sequence ATGATCATCGACGGCAAGGCGGTGTCGCAACAGGTGCGCGACGAGGTGCGGGTGGCCGCCCAGCGGCTCAGAACCGACCACGGAGTCGTTCCCGGTCTGGGCGTGGTGCTGGTGGGAGACGACCCCGCGTCGCGGGTGTACGTGCGCAACAAGGAGAAGGCGTGCGCGGAGGTGGGCATCCGCTCGGTGGAGCATCTGCTGCCGGCATCGGTGCCGGAGCACGAGCTGCTGGACCTGATCGCCCGTCTCAACGAGGATCCGGCCATCCACGGCATCCTCGTGCAACTGCCGCTGCCGGAACACATCGCCAGCGCGCGCATCCTCGAGGCCGTGTCGCCGGACAAGGACGTGGACGGGTTTCACCCGGTGAACCAGGGACTGCTGCTCTCCGGCGCCGAAGGGTTCAGGCCGTGCACGCCGCTGGGGATCATGCGCATGCTGGACTCCGTGGGCTGCGCGCTCAAGGGCAGGAACGCGGTGGTGGTGGGGCGCAGCAACATCGTCGGCAAGCCCGTGGCGTTGATGCTGTTGGAGCGGCACGCCACGGTCACGCTCTGTCATTCGCGCACCGCGGATCTCGCCGGAGAGGTGGGCCGGGCGGACGTGGTGGTGGCGGCGGTGGGCAAGACCCACGCCATCCGCGGCGAGTGGATCAAGCCTGGCGCCGTGGTCATCGACGTGGGCATCAACCGGCTTCCCACCGGCAAGCTCGCGGGCGACGTGGAGTTCGAGGCCGCGCGGGAGCGCGCGTCGTGGATCTCGCCCGTGCCGGGTGGCGTCGGCCCCATGACCATCTGCATGCTCTTGTCCAACACGCTGCTGTCGGCGCGGCGTTCCGTGGCGTAG
- the ald gene encoding alanine dehydrogenase: MVIGVPKELKTEENRVALTPAGAAAFIAHGHQVVVERNAGRGSHIANRAYTATGATVVERAREVWERADLVMKVKEPLSEEFASLRPGLVLFTYLHLAAQPELTRTLCERGVTALGYETIALDDGSLPLLTPMSEIAGRLSLQVGAWSLQAEHGGRGVLLGGASGVRPGKVVVLGAGTVGASACQVAAGMGADVSVLDINPARLRYIHDILGGRLTTLMSNRANLEEEIVDADLLIGSVLITGDRTPMLLPRDRVRQMKRGAAIVDVSIDQGGFAETSRPTTHRDPIYIEERVVHYCVTNMPALVPHTSTYALTNATLSYGLAIADKGLQRAMQESPPLARGLNAHDGRVTHGAVASALNLPLTPVAEVLCA, encoded by the coding sequence ATGGTCATCGGCGTCCCCAAAGAGTTGAAAACCGAAGAGAATCGGGTGGCGCTGACGCCCGCGGGGGCGGCGGCCTTCATCGCCCACGGCCACCAGGTGGTGGTGGAACGCAACGCCGGCAGGGGCAGCCACATCGCCAACCGCGCCTACACCGCCACCGGCGCCACCGTGGTGGAGCGGGCGCGGGAGGTGTGGGAGCGGGCCGACCTCGTGATGAAGGTCAAGGAGCCCCTGAGCGAGGAGTTCGCCTCCCTGAGACCGGGGCTGGTGCTCTTCACGTACCTCCATCTCGCCGCCCAGCCCGAGTTGACCCGGACCCTGTGCGAGCGCGGCGTCACCGCCCTGGGCTACGAGACCATCGCGCTGGATGACGGCTCGCTGCCGCTGCTGACGCCCATGAGCGAGATCGCCGGGCGCCTGTCGCTCCAGGTGGGGGCATGGTCCCTTCAGGCGGAGCACGGCGGCCGCGGCGTGCTCCTGGGCGGCGCCTCGGGGGTGCGGCCGGGCAAGGTGGTGGTGCTCGGGGCCGGCACCGTGGGCGCTTCCGCGTGCCAGGTGGCCGCGGGCATGGGCGCCGATGTGAGCGTGCTGGACATAAACCCGGCGCGGCTGCGCTACATCCACGACATCCTGGGCGGCCGGCTCACCACCCTCATGTCCAACCGCGCCAACCTCGAAGAGGAAATCGTCGACGCCGACCTGCTGATCGGCTCGGTGCTCATCACCGGGGACCGCACGCCCATGCTCCTGCCGCGGGACCGGGTGCGGCAGATGAAGCGCGGCGCGGCCATCGTGGACGTGTCCATCGACCAGGGCGGATTCGCCGAGACCTCGCGGCCCACGACCCACCGGGATCCCATCTACATCGAGGAGCGCGTGGTCCACTACTGCGTCACCAACATGCCGGCACTGGTGCCGCACACCTCCACCTACGCGCTGACCAACGCCACCCTGTCCTACGGCCTGGCCATCGCCGACAAGGGCCTCCAGCGGGCGATGCAGGAGAGCCCGCCGCTGGCCCGGGGCCTCAACGCCCACGACGGACGGGTGACCCACGGCGCCGTCGCCAGCGCCCTCAACCTGCCGCTGACCCCGGTGGCCGAGGTGCTCTGCGCATGA
- a CDS encoding exopolyphosphatase gives MRLVTRPDFDGIVSGALITAVEDIDAYLFVEPKFMQDGAVDIRPGDIIANLPYHPACTLWFDHHFTNGAAGFDRPVVPGRGAFRLAPSAARVVFEYYSEVPSASEARYRPGFELMHTDRFTALLEDTDKIDGGYLTREDVLQPAGYVLISMTIYGKDGAEEHYWRRLIELIRDRTLQEVLDDPEVQRRCARVLGLQERLRRQLLEHAELRGNVIFLDLRDADDLTDANRFLLYTLFPEGNISMKVSRDAQRAGTTAISVGYNIFNTTSTVNVGDLLSHYGGGGHRVVGSCRVPEADAERSMDAILRHITEAET, from the coding sequence ATGAGACTCGTGACCCGACCCGATTTCGACGGCATCGTCTCCGGCGCGCTGATCACGGCGGTCGAAGACATCGACGCCTACCTCTTCGTCGAGCCCAAGTTCATGCAGGACGGCGCCGTCGACATCCGCCCGGGCGACATCATCGCCAACCTCCCCTACCATCCGGCGTGCACCTTGTGGTTCGACCATCACTTCACCAACGGGGCCGCGGGCTTCGACCGCCCGGTGGTGCCGGGCCGCGGCGCCTTCCGGCTCGCGCCGAGCGCCGCGCGCGTGGTGTTCGAGTACTACTCGGAGGTGCCGAGCGCGTCGGAAGCACGCTACCGCCCGGGCTTCGAGTTGATGCATACCGACCGCTTCACGGCGCTGCTCGAGGACACGGACAAGATCGACGGCGGCTATCTCACGCGGGAGGACGTGCTGCAACCCGCCGGGTACGTGCTCATCTCCATGACCATCTACGGCAAGGACGGCGCGGAGGAGCACTACTGGCGCCGCCTGATCGAACTGATCCGCGATCGCACTCTGCAAGAGGTGCTCGACGACCCCGAGGTGCAGCGGCGCTGCGCGCGGGTCCTCGGCCTCCAGGAACGGCTGCGGCGTCAACTCCTGGAGCACGCCGAGCTTCGCGGCAACGTCATCTTCCTCGACCTGCGCGACGCGGACGATCTCACCGACGCCAACCGCTTCCTGCTCTACACGCTCTTCCCCGAGGGGAACATCTCCATGAAGGTCTCGCGCGACGCGCAGCGCGCCGGCACCACCGCCATCTCGGTGGGCTACAACATCTTCAACACCACCTCCACGGTCAACGTCGGCGATCTGCTCAGCCACTACGGCGGCGGCGGCCACCGGGTGGTGGGGTCCTGCCGGGTGCCCGAAGCGGACGCGGAACGCTCCATGGACGCCATCCTGCGGCACATCACCGAGGCCGAAACGTAG
- a CDS encoding cupin domain-containing protein — MSNPSTRGAKVVRLDEALAELAAINAEIRHTGCIEGDGFNVGLVSFAATTTADPRQIVHDDKDVVCHVLRGRGRLRAGGEVTPLQAGMLCHIPAGVPHDFAAEEDELVLCYSLITTRP; from the coding sequence GTGTCCAACCCTTCCACGCGCGGCGCCAAAGTGGTGCGGCTCGACGAGGCCCTCGCCGAGCTGGCCGCCATCAACGCGGAAATCCGCCACACGGGTTGCATCGAGGGCGACGGCTTCAACGTGGGGCTGGTCTCGTTCGCGGCCACCACGACGGCGGACCCGCGGCAGATCGTCCACGACGACAAGGACGTGGTGTGCCACGTGCTGCGGGGCCGGGGGCGGCTGCGGGCCGGCGGCGAGGTGACGCCGCTCCAAGCCGGCATGCTGTGCCACATTCCCGCGGGCGTACCCCACGATTTCGCGGCCGAAGAAGACGAGCTGGTGCTGTGCTATTCGCTCATCACCACAAGACCCTAG
- a CDS encoding RidA family protein, translating into MRTELSPKSIPDPRPRYTQGILAEGKRLLFVAGQTGVDADNNVVGKGDVAAQTEQVLKNMKAVLDEAGASFADVVKITTYITDPRFRDDLNPARLKYFSDNPPASTLVVVSGLANPDYLVEIEAIAVLPD; encoded by the coding sequence ATGAGAACCGAACTTTCGCCCAAGAGCATACCGGACCCCCGCCCGCGCTACACTCAGGGCATCCTGGCGGAAGGCAAGCGCCTGCTCTTCGTCGCGGGCCAGACCGGGGTCGATGCCGACAACAACGTCGTGGGGAAGGGTGACGTGGCGGCTCAGACCGAGCAGGTCCTCAAGAACATGAAGGCGGTACTCGACGAGGCCGGAGCCAGCTTCGCGGACGTCGTCAAGATTACGACCTACATCACCGACCCGCGCTTCCGGGACGATCTGAACCCGGCGCGGCTCAAATATTTCAGCGACAACCCGCCAGCCAGCACCCTGGTGGTGGTCAGCGGCCTGGCCAATCCCGACTATCTGGTGGAGATCGAGGCGATCGCGGTGCTGCCGGACTGA
- a CDS encoding enoyl-CoA hydratase-related protein, whose product MADGTIGQTTENGISLIELNHPPVNSYTHEMLRELDDALIKARFDDDTHVIVLTGKGEKFFSAGADINMLGQQTLSYKANFALHGHEVLMRMENTPKLVIAAMNGHAIGGGLEISMAADIRIAKKDGGRVGLAEVNLGVMPGMGGTQRLPRLVGRAKALELCATGKQVAFEEALEMGLVHYIYERDTFLQDVMAYAKQFVPPNKASMAVGKIKRAVLAGIDVSLPEGLAFEREVLTQTFASEDGNEGVAAYLGKRTAKFKGL is encoded by the coding sequence ATGGCAGACGGCACGATCGGACAGACCACCGAAAACGGCATCTCGCTCATCGAGTTGAACCACCCGCCGGTCAACTCGTACACGCACGAGATGCTGCGCGAGCTGGACGACGCCCTCATCAAGGCGCGTTTCGACGACGACACCCACGTGATCGTCCTCACCGGCAAGGGCGAGAAGTTCTTCTCGGCCGGAGCCGACATCAACATGCTCGGCCAGCAGACCCTGTCCTACAAGGCCAACTTCGCGCTGCACGGCCACGAGGTGCTGATGCGCATGGAAAACACGCCCAAGCTGGTGATCGCGGCCATGAACGGCCACGCCATCGGCGGCGGCCTGGAAATCTCCATGGCCGCGGACATCCGCATCGCCAAGAAGGACGGCGGCCGGGTAGGCTTGGCCGAGGTGAACCTCGGGGTCATGCCGGGCATGGGCGGCACCCAGCGCCTTCCCCGCCTGGTGGGCCGGGCCAAGGCCCTGGAGTTGTGCGCCACGGGCAAGCAGGTGGCCTTCGAGGAAGCCCTGGAAATGGGTCTCGTGCACTACATCTACGAGCGCGACACTTTCCTGCAGGACGTCATGGCCTACGCCAAGCAGTTCGTGCCGCCCAACAAGGCCAGCATGGCCGTGGGCAAGATCAAGCGCGCGGTCCTCGCGGGGATCGACGTCTCCCTGCCCGAGGGGCTAGCCTTCGAGCGCGAGGTGCTCACCCAGACTTTCGCCAGCGAAGACGGCAACGAGGGGGTCGCGGCGTACCTGGGGAAGCGCACGGCCAAGTTCAAGGGCCTGTAG
- a CDS encoding aldehyde dehydrogenase family protein, with protein sequence MSKLLIGGELVDAVKKETYEVRNPATGDLVDHAAKGSEEDVRQAVDAAATAFKEWSDTTPEDRGKALESACGLIEQRSKDIAQLLTQEQGKTLFEAGLEIHHLIHGLEFYAGLASKVRGSHVPLPQKNAYGMVVRQPIGVCGAIVPWNFPLTLMGTKVGPALAAGNTIIVKPASTTPLATALCMELIAQATYAGGKKSLPAGTVNFVSGPGGSVGEELLSNPRIRRIAFTGSTPVGRHVMEVAGREIKRVTLELGGSDPMIVMEDANVDLAVKMADIGRYFNCGQMCLGVKRLFVHESVADDFIGKLAAGLQKKTVGDGMEKGSRMGPLHVDYQRTEVEEQVEDAKARGAKAVAGGARPEGDQFKNGHFYLPTLLTDVPDDARIATEECFGPALPVFTFKDIDEAIERANASEFGLGSSIWTSNMTYANKAIDRLEAGNVWVNSLHYGYDELPFGGVKSSGVGREHGPEALDYYLEPKGVVVVNV encoded by the coding sequence ATGTCCAAGCTGTTGATCGGCGGCGAGCTCGTCGACGCCGTGAAGAAGGAAACCTACGAAGTGCGCAACCCGGCCACCGGCGACCTGGTGGACCACGCGGCCAAGGGCTCCGAAGAGGACGTCCGCCAGGCAGTGGACGCCGCCGCCACGGCCTTCAAGGAGTGGTCGGACACGACCCCCGAGGACCGCGGCAAGGCCCTGGAGAGCGCCTGCGGGCTTATCGAGCAGCGCAGCAAGGACATCGCGCAGCTCCTGACCCAGGAACAGGGCAAGACCCTGTTCGAGGCGGGACTGGAGATCCACCACCTGATCCACGGCCTGGAGTTCTACGCGGGGCTGGCCTCCAAGGTGCGCGGCTCCCACGTGCCGCTGCCGCAGAAGAACGCCTACGGCATGGTGGTACGCCAGCCCATCGGCGTGTGCGGCGCCATCGTACCGTGGAACTTCCCGCTGACCCTCATGGGCACCAAGGTGGGTCCGGCGCTGGCGGCGGGCAACACCATCATCGTGAAGCCGGCCTCCACCACCCCGCTGGCCACGGCCCTGTGCATGGAACTGATCGCGCAGGCCACCTACGCCGGCGGCAAGAAGAGCCTGCCCGCGGGCACGGTGAACTTCGTCAGCGGGCCGGGCGGCTCGGTGGGCGAAGAGCTCTTGAGCAACCCGCGCATCCGCCGCATCGCCTTCACCGGCTCCACCCCCGTCGGGCGCCACGTCATGGAGGTAGCCGGCAGGGAGATCAAGCGGGTCACCCTGGAACTGGGCGGCAGCGACCCCATGATCGTCATGGAGGACGCCAACGTCGACCTGGCGGTGAAGATGGCGGACATCGGGCGCTACTTCAACTGCGGCCAGATGTGCCTGGGGGTGAAGCGGTTGTTCGTGCACGAGTCCGTCGCCGACGACTTCATCGGCAAGCTCGCCGCGGGGCTTCAGAAGAAGACCGTGGGAGACGGCATGGAGAAGGGCAGCCGCATGGGACCGCTCCACGTCGACTACCAGCGCACCGAGGTGGAGGAGCAGGTGGAGGATGCCAAGGCGCGCGGCGCCAAGGCGGTGGCAGGCGGCGCCCGGCCGGAAGGCGACCAGTTCAAGAACGGCCACTTCTACCTGCCGACCCTGCTCACGGACGTGCCCGACGACGCGCGCATCGCCACCGAGGAGTGCTTCGGCCCGGCCCTGCCGGTGTTCACCTTCAAGGACATCGACGAGGCCATCGAGCGCGCCAACGCCTCCGAGTTCGGCCTGGGCTCGTCCATCTGGACCAGCAACATGACGTACGCCAACAAGGCCATCGACCGGCTCGAAGCGGGCAACGTGTGGGTCAACTCGCTCCACTACGGCTACGACGAGCTGCCCTTCGGCGGCGTCAAGTCCAGCGGCGTGGGCCGCGAGCACGGACCCGAGGCGCTGGACTACTACCTCGAGCCCAAGGGCGTGGTGGTGGTCAACGTCTAG